The DNA region gcaatgacgttcctCGCGCAatcaataatacaaatataaacctTATTACAAATTTTAGATTTACAAAAGAGTAGTTAATGCATTCAACAACATATAGAAAACcagacattttttttccatttcgaAAGGTTTTCTTATCCTTTAAAACGCATATTCTAAACacaaggctctgtctacactatcaaactttatgagacaacaaaatatgatgtgctcatatatggacatgatgatgtcatatcgctacaaTATTTtcgcatgtcactaccatatttgggcacatctcactttttttttgttaaactagtttgatagtgtagacagagcttaaagaagTTTATTCAAGGCAGGGTTAATTAAACACTTATCTATTACATACTGCCATACACCAATTTCTGTAGcattataataatgatgagTACCTGAGGCAACAGGAATATGTAGAGCACCAGCCTCCTTCAATGCCTTCACAGCATCACATACCCTGGATGGGTAAACACATACAGCACCTGTTGTAATACCTAATACAAACACAACATAAACTGATTAGAATAGTAGctagctaaagctctgtctacactatcaaactttatgtgacaaaaacatgtgatgtgctcatatatggacatgatgtcatatcactaccatatttgggcatatcactaccataataaatgggcacatcacactagtttgatagtgcaggcAGAGCTTTAAAACTTTAAATGGTTGTAtattttaatctttaatttcaaAGATTACCTTTATCATGCATATTTACTGCCTTTAATAGATCTTCCCTGATTGGATATTTAGCTTTGAAGCAAAGCCTCTGGACGTTAGTGAACGTGTCATCTCCTGACAGAGTTGTAAGATCAATGCACGTAACAGCTCTTAACATCCATGCTATCTGGAAATAGATATTAACATAAAACTCTAATTTATGATTGTTTGTTGTTTGAAGAAAAGAATGTATTGCTAACATTCGATAGGGAAAATATCATCACGGGAACTAATTCTTAATTAAAGAATTTTCTTTTAATCTTTGGTGGAATCTTTGATGTTTTAATGAATTCTTAAAtcttaattatgtattattatttttctgatCACTTTTCTGCTTTCATCTGatttctttaataatttatttagcaTTGaatgtcgtgaggtggtttcccgaatgatcgtaaaataaaaaacggtactgtgtatgaccaactagcgttattgtcaccggctagtcatccattcatagaagtactgatgtagtagcctacctgtacggagaccatagaatgtgacccgaggcatgactaactacgactttagATGATAGgaagttgagaaaaaatgttacgagtagttgtacgacatgaagatgtttatgaaattatgtcaataatgtttacacactaggcatacaaatagtaatgtttgttagtaaaaataattttgagttaataagaataagatataaggaagaaaagcaaagagactatggagcggctattcctgaatatacaatactaaagtatcgtagatttaaattataaattttaggcgatcttgtcaaaggtcaagcgccatatagcctgccacgtttcgataccTGATAATTTTTCTTTACACTTCTCCTTGTTTTAAGTTCTTCTGCTCGTTTGAATACTGCTGGTTTGTTAATACGAACATTATTCAGCCAATCAAGATCTGAAATAAAGAAATCATTGACAATAAAATAGCAGAgtattgtatataaaaaaagaaaaagtttaaaaatagaaTAGTGGGACGAACCGACCCACACATCCGATCCACTTCcagtaatatttattatcatcattgtgTGACCGCATTGATtagagctaggcctagcttcgACAGGAATCCCTTCGACACACAGgtaggctagggctaggcttCAGTTACTTCAATATTAACAAAGATATGCGGAAGATGTAAATATAGACATTAGCTATATCAATAGCATAATTTAACAAAAAGtctattgtattgatattttatgtGTAAATCTTAGTTTAGCACCTACCCAGCACGATTCCAGGATTTCTCTCTGCCATGTTGTTTTTTGCCCAGGTGTGCAATCTGAATGCTGCCCTCTAGAATTATCTAGCAAAAAAACTTTTTACAGTATAATCACAATCATTATCAGTTTAGTCATAATTTACCACAACTTACCACAAGTTTAAGAATATTTGCCTcgtcaatattttattattaataatctatatcagaTATTATTTGAAACTCATATATCattattcttttttaatatgataaatatgaaaaaaatacacaaaatgacGTGTGACAACAGGGACTTTATTGGTTATTAAACATTTTCGGCTAATTTTTACGACACTCAATACTTATCTTCATTCTTTGATATGAAGATGGAAATAATGCATGCGACAATAGATTCACATAACAACATGGTATAGTCCATTTACTCAaaacaattaatgtttattacgATAAATATACATCACATGATAATATTACATTAACGCACAAGAGAACATATCAGCAAAATCAAAACAATTCAAATTCTTTGGCTATCATTAAAGATCGCATTAACGGATTTATATACAGATCAACGTCTTCATTAGGTCCAATTTATAATTCAGTAAAAGACATTCTTCACATTTTAATCAAGGTATGGCTGGCCTGGGCCGCGattttcttttcgtacatacgTTCGTACATCCTGTCATGCAACGTCACGGCTATCTTTCATTTAAAGAGTCGAACTAACAGCCGCAGCAATTCGGTCATAATTCAAgttcttaagctttgtctacactagaAAACtttatgacaacaaaatgtgatgtgcccatatatggacatgatgatgtcatatcactaccatatttgagaatatcacttccatatttgggcaaatcacactttttttgtcaaactagtttgatagtgtagagagctTAACTAGACAGGAATGTTTCTAAACTAATAAATACAGCGTTTAATATCTataattacaaaatacatttattcatttgtttcataTTACGCTTTAGACCATTCATCATTCAATACTAACATTCCTTGTGAGTTATTAGTGAGACTTTCTGGCGAGAGTTGAAGTTCATAATAATCATTTTCCTCCCTCTCGTCGCTGATATCAAAGGCTGGGTTCACCGCCTCCGTCCCACCATCAAGAATGTTCGCACCTTGTCTTCGTTGATGCTTTTTGCGTCTTGCTCTGTAAGAACGATAGAAATTAGATAGAAAATAAAGTATTTGTATGTTCTGTATACTAGGATCATAGACGAGAAAACCTTCTTCTTAATAGGCTTAATATTTTTAGGTCCGTTATTGAAGGCTATATTCAGTGCAATCGAGTATTGTAGTAGTAGTCTAAGTAGTACCACGACGAGCAATGCTAAAATTCGAAATAAACTAACCTCATAAAACCAACTGTAAATATCATGAGAAACAGTACACCTCCAATGGCCACAAATATATACCAGTTGCTGAaaatctgaaagaaaaaaagGTCACCATGAGGAAAGGGACACCTTCGGGTGGTGGGAACAAAACAAGCTTATTCATTGTTGTGGAGATTTATCCTATCGATATACTGATAATATTCTTTATACCAAAAAGTAGGTCTAAGTATGGAATTCGAAATGGGAAGCAATGATACAATCGTAAAAAAGTAAACTTACCGAGTTGGTTTCCTCAACTTGTTTGATCGGTTCGGTTTTTCCTATGTGTATTTTCTGATTGATAGCTAATGACACATCTTCATCAGAATGTTGATTAAGGAGATTCTCAATCTCACGTGAAATTAAAAGGACATCTGACATAGTTACAATGAATGACACACGAGTCACAAGTTCTCTGCaaacaaattgtaataaaaaatgataaaataattttgcaCACACAACTTCAATTCTAATGAGACGAATAAGTTTCTATTCTATTACttatctatttaaaaaacaaacatacttCGTCAATATGTCTTCATATTGTTCCGTATCAACAACTGTGGTTTGTACTGAAAGACTACGTTTCGTCTGAGAAGCTCCAAGAAGCGAGTTCATTCCAGTTTCAAACACCACTTTATCTTCTAAAGATCCAACTACGTAAATAGAATACTGGTGTTTCGACAATTCTagaaaaacaagtttgttgtaggcctaaatagatATTCTGTGTCATTTTTGTATTATCTTTACTGGTTAAACTATAAGTTCCAGAAGAATAAAAGTGGTGTAACTCACAGAGAAAGAAAAAAGAGATCCTTATCAGAAGATGCACTTTACTTCTTTTACTACGACTAGATCTAGACTATCTACTAACTAGATATACAGCTTCTGTTGACAATTGTTCAAATTGCGCGGGCAGCATGCTGCCATGCAGTCTATTTTAACACTCACCTATTTCACAGAAAGAACCGTAATAGTTGACGTCACACTTACACATCAACTTGTCATTTGTTACCTGGCATTTACCATTACCGTTACAAGGATTCTGAGCACATGCGTTCTCCACCAAGGAGTCGCATGTTTTGCCTTCATATAAATCGTTGCAATCACACCTGAaagttgtatttttttacaaaaatgaataatgtCTTGATGAATGATTTTTTACTTATTGATTGGAAAAGAAGAATACATGGTACAATGATAAAGTGAACGAAAAAAGCGGTTAAAGACAAAATGCGAAGAATATTGGATGAGAAAGTGGAAAGTGTTTACACAACATTTTGTACAATGATTTTTATTAGTACGATAAGCTGGTGATGAACAAGATGATGAAAGTGTCGagcattatataaaataaataaattcaccTAAATTCTGTAGATAAGTTCACACATTCTCCGTGTTGACACGGGTTACTGGCACATCCATTGAAATCGTCACAAACGTCACCCGTAAATCCATCTGCGCAGGTGCAAGTGAAATTAGCGATGAGGTCAACGCAAGTGGCGCCATTTTTACAAGGTTGATTATAGAGTAAGCATTCGTTGATGTTGATTTCACAATTGGTTCCTTTGAATCCGTTTATGCATTGACAGTAAAACATATCAATGCCATCTGAACACGTTGCATTGTTTAAACATGGATGCGAAATACAATTGTCTTGATTGATCTCGCAGACACTTCCGGTATATCCCGGTGCGCACACGCAAGAAAATCCTGCAATCATATCTACGCATGTCCCATTATTTTGACACGGACTGGATGCGCATTCATCGTAGTCAGTCTCGCAGTGATTTCCAACGAAACCAGCGGCACATCCACAATGATAGCCATTTACTTGGTCGATACATGTACCAGAGTTTAAACATGGTGAGCTACTGCATTCGTTGACATCTATCTGACAATCGTCACCGTCAAATCCAGATGGGCAGACACACTGATATTGTCCAATCAGATCAATGCAAGTAGCTCCATTAGTACAATGTGCGTCCACACAGTCGTCAATATCGATGTCACATAAATCTCCAGTATAACCGATGTCGCATTCACATGAAAACCCTGAAATGTTGTCAGTACACGTTCCGTTGTGTGCACATGGGTAACTTGCACATTCATTTATGTTATCACTGCATGTTATTCCATCGAATCCAGCAGAGCATTGGCAGACGAACTTGTCAATATCGTCTGTACATGTCCCATTATTTCCACATGGTTCACTTGCGCACTCATCTATATCAATTTCGCATTTTATTCCTGTAAAACCACTAGAACATTCACAGCTGTAGCCATTAACGTGGTCTTGGCACAACCCGTTATTTTCACATGGTGAACTTTGACATTCGTTGACATCCACTTGGCACAGGTGACCTTCAAATCCTTCAAGACATTGACAATAAAATCCATTGACCTCATCAAGACATGTTCCATTATTCTGGCATGGTGAACTTTGACATTCGTTGACATCCACTTGACACTGGTGACCTTCAAATCCTACTTTACACTGGCAATCAAATCCATTGATCTCATCAAGACATGTTCCGTTATTCTGACATGGTGAACTTTGACATTCGTCAATATTGTCCGAACAGACGATTCCTGTAAATCCGTCTGAACAGGAACAGATATAACCATCGATGAGGTCAATACATGTCGCATTATTTAAACATGGTAAACTTTGACATTCGTCTATGTTGCCAGAACACCGGACACCATAAAAACCAGGTAAGCAAATACAGAAATATCCGTTGACGTCATCTTGACATGTCGCTCCGTTATAACAAGGATCGGATTGACATTCGTTAAAATTTAATTCGCATAAATCTCCCACAAACCCTGGTTGACAAACACATGTGAACGCATCTATAACATCAACACAAGTTGAGTTGTTTTCACACGGACCACTTAAACACTCATCTATGTCCATCTGACAATGGTCACCAGTGAAACCTCCCGCGCATACGCACAGATATCCATTAATATCGTCAAAGCATGTACCGTTATGCTGACATGGTGAACTTTGACATTCATTGATATCAATATTACAGGTGTGCCCAGTAAAGCCCAGAGGACATACACAATAGAATTCGTTAATTTTATCTAAACAGGTACCGTTATTAATACAAGGATCACTGCTGCACTCGTCAAAGTCTATTTCACAAACATCACCAAGATATCCAGCCTGACATGTGCAATTAAAACCGTTGAAATAATCGTTACAAACACCACCGTGTTCACATGGTTCACTTAAGCATTCGTCTGTTTCGTTTTCACACAGGAAACCTGAAAATCCTGGAGTACACAAGCAGAAGTGTCTGTTTAGTTCGTCTACGCATGTCCCGTTATTCATACACGGAGAACTTTGACATTCATCGACTTCGAGTTGGCACTGCTCGCTGGTGTAGCCAGGGGCACAGTCACAAAAGTATCTATTGACTTCGTCGTAGCACGTAGCATTGTTAAAACACGGCAGGCTGTCGCATTCATTAAACTCAAACTCACAATTTGCTCCAAAATAACCACTTGCACATATGCATACATATCcatttatattatcattacacGTCGCTTCATTTTCACATGGATCACTGGCACATTCATTTACATCTATCTCACAAAAAAGTCCCGAGAACCCTTCAGCACATGCGCATGTAAAACTACCGATGTCGTCATCACAAGTACCGTTGTTAAAACACGGTATACTTTCGCATTCGTTAACGTTAATGCTGCAGGTTTCCCCTTGATAACCAAGAGTACAATCGCATCTAAATTCATTGATGCCGTCATAGCACGATCCACCATGTAGACAAGGATAGCTTTCGCATTCGTCTGCGTTGATCTCACACATGTCACCAATAAAACCACTTGAACAATTACACGTAAACCAATTGATATCATCAATACATGATGCCCCGTTATAACAAGGATAACTATCACATTCGTCAATATCAGTTTCACACAGTGACCCATTATATCCAGGTGGGCACACGCAGGTAAACTCATTGATCCCGTCTAAACAAGTCGCTCTGTTCATACAAGGGTTATTGAAACATTCATCTACATTTACGTCACAAATGTCACCGGCGTAACCAGGTGCGCATGTACACGTGTATCCATTAACAGCGTCTACGCAGGTCCCATCATGTGCACAAGGTCTACTAGCGCACTCGTCCACGTCCCCCTCACATGTAACCCCCGAATAACCATCTAAGCAGTTGCAATAATATCCATTTGGTTGATCCATGCAGGTTGCCGAATTCTGACATGGTGAACTGTAGCATTCGTCGATGTCAACTTCGCAGAGTGTTCCATTGTATCCGGCATTGCACTGGCAACTGAAGCCGTTGACATCGTCAATGCAAGTTCCCGCGTGTTCACACGGGCCACTCAAACATTCATCGATATCCGTCTGACATCGGATCCCTTCAAATCCATCTGGGCAAGTGCAGATGTAGCTGTTAACCATATCAACGCACGTGGCACCATTTTCACAGGGAAAGCTGTCACAATCATTAATGTTTACTGAGCATGTGCTTCCGGTGTATCCAATCGAACATATGCATTGGTAACTGTCAATTTGGTCTACGCATGTGCCAGAATTTAGACAAGGCTCACTCGAGCATTCATTAACATCAACCTCACACCTGATGCCATTGTAACCAGGACTACATATGCACAGAAAGGATGCGATGTGATCGTAGCAAACGCCTGAGTTGATACACGGACTGCTGGAACATTCATCAATGTTTGTTAAGCAACGATCGCCTGCCCACCCCGGAGTACATGTGCACGTGTAACCATTAATGACGTCATTACACACGCCATTATTTTCACATGGACTACTTGAGCATTCGTCGATATTAGTTGTGCATCTGGTGCCTAAAAATAAAGcgtaaagctcagtctacactatcaaactagtgctcaaatatggtagtgatattaccaaatatggtaatgatgtcttcgtgtccatatatatgggcacataacatttttttgtcacataaagtttgatagtgtagacagagcttaagaagtcATACATCATATAGAAAGCATATTTTTATCGGAAGTAAACATCTCAATATTCTGGAAAGCTTGACCACCTACCAGAAAAACCTTCGGCACAAGTACACGTAAATCCATTCTGTCCATTGATACAGGTTGCACCATTGGCACATGGCGAAGAGGAGCATTCGTTTATGTCTTGGGTACAGGTGGTTCCCTGCCATCCTGGCAGGCAGACTTTCCCGCCAGAATTACTGCAATCATAATGACCACTACTGTCGTCACGTGGTTGGCAGTAGACGCCACATGTACTACCGTAATAATTGGTGGCGCAGTAACCTCTTACCTTCACTACTAAACTgtaaaatgaatacattatgtacagtaaCTACTTTGCAAGTGTACCATattgtatgtatatgtatatttatttataaccaTCTTTAATGAAGTAATAGGTGGTCTAGAACGCAACGTATCGACGTtatgattggttcccactagagacgcaacccaaggacgtaacgcaacgtattgaccaatcacacgcgatggattattcgaactgtcctttgtcattggtcaacacgcttgcgttgcgtttacgtacttgtgttgcgtcctagtgggaaccaagctttagaccATTATATGcgtaaagcactgtctacactatcaaactagtttgacaaaagaagtgtgatgtgcccaaatatggtagtgatattcccaataTGGCaacatcatatccatatattatgggcacatcacatttttttgtcacataaagtttgatattgtagacagagcttaagtaagTATAAGTACACCGTTTTATCGCTTTGCGCGTTGGCGCGCAGTGGTGATTTAACTTTTCGTAAAAGGGGATGCAAAATTGACAATGGGTATTTTGTTTGCGCCGTTGCGTTGAGGTAGAATCAATAACTTACGTTGACCGTCTTCCCGTGATCGTAACAGACGTCCATGACGATGATGATACCGTCAGGGTAGGCGTGAAAtaaatattgtgtttatattCATCTATCTTATCATCTCCAGAGGATCCGTCGTTGTCATGTACGATCCCTTTTATACGAATTCCATTCTAAATTgagtaaaaacaaatgttagaATTacgctttaagcttggttcgcactagcgacgcaacgcaaggacgtgacgcaacgatttgaccaatcacaagcgatggagtattcgaacagtggcttaccattggtcaacacgcttacgttgcgcgcacgtccttgcgttgcgtcgctagtggggaaccacgctttatttgATTTAGGCATGTTTACGCAACGTAAAAACAATTGCGAATCCACCTCCTTTCGAAAACttaaaattagtaatatgatACTTTTCACATTAGGAAATAAAGGTCATTGCATCTTATGTTTCGCAAGTTTTTTTTCctgaaattgtttgaaaaattCAACGTAATGAAAGGCTTTTCCAACAATTGCGAATCTCCCTCATTTCGGAAACTTAATTATGGTGGTATGCACTATTCACACAAGGAAATAAAAGTCATTGCATCTTATGTTTCGcaagtttttttttctgaaattcttGGAAAATACACAGGTCTCttattagtaaataaataaataccattTCTTCGTTTGCTCACATTAAATGTCGACATTGTAAAAATATACGGATTGGTTATTCCACCGGAAGCTCCGCTACCAACAGGAAATGTAAAATCGTCATCATCGGAAAAAACTTCACCCATATTTATATCACCTAGGGGACACGTGTCGAAGTTTCCTTGGGACGCACTGAAAAgatgaaattataatttaaaatttattgtaaacattttaccaTCGGTTGTCATTTTTGATTTATAACATTCTCAACTAAAACAATGGAAAACTTATTTGATTCAAGGTTTTACaaaa from Antedon mediterranea chromosome 2, ecAntMedi1.1, whole genome shotgun sequence includes:
- the LOC140041007 gene encoding uncharacterized protein isoform X2 gives rise to the protein MNRATCLDGINEFTCVCPPGYNGSLCETDIDECDSYPCYNGASCIDDINWFTCNCSSGFIGDMCEINADECESYPCLHGGSCYDGINEFRCDCTLGYQGETCSINVNECESIPCFNNGTCDDDIGSFTCACAEGFSGLFCEIDVNECASDPCENEATCNDNINGYVCICASGYFGANCEFEFNECDSLPCFNNATCYDEVNRYFCDCAPGYTSEQCQLEVDECQSSPCMNNGTCVDELNRHFCLCTPGFSGFLCENETDECLSEPCEHGGVCNDYFNGFNCTCQAGYLGDVCEIDFDECSSDPCINNGTCLDKINEFYCVCPLGFTGHTCNIDINECQSSPCQHNGTCFDDINGYLCVCAGGFTGDHCQMDIDECLSGPCENNSTCVDVIDAFTCVCQPGFVGDLCELNFNECQSDPCYNGATCQDDVNGYFCICLPGFYGVRCSGNIDECQSLPCLNNATCIDLIDGYICSCSDGFTGIVCSDNIDECQSSPCQNNGTCLDEINGFDCQCKVGFEGHQCQVDVNECQSSPCQNNGTCLDEVNGFYCQCLEGFEGHLCQVDVNECQSSPCENNGLCQDHVNGYSCECSSGFTGIKCEIDIDECASEPCGNNGTCTDDIDKFVCQCSAGFDGITCSDNINECASYPCAHNGTCTDNISGFSCECDIGYTGDLCDIDIDDCVDAHCTNGATCIDLIGQYQCVCPSGFDGDDCQIDVNECSSSPCLNSGTCIDQVNGYHCGCAAGFVGNHCETDYDECASSPCQNNGTCVDMIAGFSCVCAPGYTGSVCEINQDNCISHPCLNNATCSDGIDMFYCQCINGFKGTNCEININECLLYNQPCKNGATCVDLIANFTCTCADGFTGDVCDDFNGCASNPCQHGECVNLSTEFRCDCNDLYEGKTCDSLVENACAQNPCNGNGKCQVTNDKLMCKCDVNYYGSFCEIVGSLEDKVVFETGMNSLLGASQTKRSLSVQTTVVDTEQYEDILTKELVTRVSFIVTMSDVLLISREIENLLNQHSDEDVSLAINQKIHIGKTEPIKQVEETNSIFSNWYIFVAIGGVLFLMIFTVGFMRARRKKHQRRQGANILDGGTEAVNPAFDISDEREENDYYELQLSPESLTNNSQGMLVLNDEWSKA
- the LOC140039443 gene encoding uncharacterized protein yields the protein MPKSNKNGIRIKGIVHDNDGSSGDDKIDEYKHNIYFTPTLTVSSSSWTSVTITGRRSTLVVKVRGYCATNYYGSTCGVYCQPRDDSSGHYDCSNSGGKVCLPGWQGTTCTQDINECSSSPCANGATCINGQNGFTCTCAEGFSGTRCTTNIDECSSSPCENNGVCNDVINGYTCTCTPGWAGDRCLTNIDECSSSPCINSGVCYDHIASFLCICSPGYNGIRCEVDVNECSSEPCLNSGTCVDQIDSYQCICSIGYTGSTCSVNINDCDSFPCENGATCVDMVNSYICTCPDGFEGIRCQTDIDECLSGPCEHAGTCIDDVNGFSCQCNAGYNGTLCEVDIDECYSSPCQNSATCMDQPNGYYCNCLDGYSGVTCEGDVDECASRPCAHDGTCVDAV
- the LOC140041007 gene encoding uncharacterized protein isoform X1, producing MNRATCLDGINEFTCVCPPGYNGSLCETDIDECDSYPCYNGASCIDDINWFTCNCSSGFIGDMCEINADECESYPCLHGGSCYDGINEFRCDCTLGYQGETCSINVNECESIPCFNNGTCDDDIGSFTCACAEGFSGLFCEIDVNECASDPCENEATCNDNINGYVCICASGYFGANCEFEFNECDSLPCFNNATCYDEVNRYFCDCAPGYTSEQCQLEVDECQSSPCMNNGTCVDELNRHFCLCTPGFSGFLCENETDECLSEPCEHGGVCNDYFNGFNCTCQAGYLGDVCEIDFDECSSDPCINNGTCLDKINEFYCVCPLGFTGHTCNIDINECQSSPCQHNGTCFDDINGYLCVCAGGFTGDHCQMDIDECLSGPCENNSTCVDVIDAFTCVCQPGFVGDLCELNFNECQSDPCYNGATCQDDVNGYFCICLPGFYGVRCSGNIDECQSLPCLNNATCIDLIDGYICSCSDGFTGIVCSDNIDECQSSPCQNNGTCLDEINGFDCQCKVGFEGHQCQVDVNECQSSPCQNNGTCLDEVNGFYCQCLEGFEGHLCQVDVNECQSSPCENNGLCQDHVNGYSCECSSGFTGIKCEIDIDECASEPCGNNGTCTDDIDKFVCQCSAGFDGITCSDNINECASYPCAHNGTCTDNISGFSCECDIGYTGDLCDIDIDDCVDAHCTNGATCIDLIGQYQCVCPSGFDGDDCQIDVNECSSSPCLNSGTCIDQVNGYHCGCAAGFVGNHCETDYDECASSPCQNNGTCVDMIAGFSCVCAPGYTGSVCEINQDNCISHPCLNNATCSDGIDMFYCQCINGFKGTNCEININECLLYNQPCKNGATCVDLIANFTCTCADGFTGDVCDDFNGCASNPCQHGECVNLSTEFRCDCNDLYEGKTCDSLVENACAQNPCNGNGKCQVTNDKLMCKCDVNYYGSFCEIELSKHQYSIYVVGSLEDKVVFETGMNSLLGASQTKRSLSVQTTVVDTEQYEDILTKELVTRVSFIVTMSDVLLISREIENLLNQHSDEDVSLAINQKIHIGKTEPIKQVEETNSIFSNWYIFVAIGGVLFLMIFTVGFMRARRKKHQRRQGANILDGGTEAVNPAFDISDEREENDYYELQLSPESLTNNSQGMLVLNDEWSKA